The sequence TGGAGTTGATTGGCATGCTTATCATGACCAGTACCAAAACTTCTTTATGATTGCTTATGACGAAGAAAGTAAAGTAGCGGGGTTATATACAAATCAAGACTTACTTACTTCTAAGCAAGAAATTACTTTAGGTTCCTCAAAAGATCAAGTTGTTGCTGCCCTTGGAGAGCCATTAACATCGATACAAAAAGATTGGGTTTCTTATCAAATTCAAAATAATGGAGAGTTTCATCTTTATAAACTTGACAATAGCTATGTCACTATTTTTTTTGATAAACATGAAGGAAACATGGTTACAGCCATTCAAATTATAAGTGAAGAATTAGAGAATCAGAAAAAGGAATATTACGCAGAAGGAAATCATGCGTTAAAAGAAGGCTTTGAGTTTCAATTGTTTGATTTAACAAATGCAGCACGGGTTGTACATGGGCTACAGCCACTAACATGGGATGACCATGTTAAAATTACAGCACGTGAGCATAGTACAGATATGGCAGTGAACCAATATTTTTCCCATACAAATCTTGATGGTCAATCTCCTTTCGACCGTATGGCAGAAGATAATATCACCTTTCGGGTTGCAGGGGAAAATCTTGCTGCAGGTCAATTAAGTAGTATTTTTGCACATGAGGGATTAATGAATTCTCTTGGACATCGTGAAAATATCCTTCAAACTGAATTCCAATCGTTGGGAATCGGAGTAGCGTTTGATATAGAAAAGAAACCCTATTACACGCAAAAATTCCTTGCTAGAAACTGAAAGTAAACCGTCTATTGAGCATAAATAGACGGTTTATTTAAATTATTCATGATGAATTGACTCTTCATCATGAACATGCACTGGTTTTGTGTTGTTTATTTCCACTTTCTTATTCTCTATATTTAGTTTTTTACGTCTTTTAATAATAAATAGCAATAGAATGAATAATAAGACAATTCCTTCTAGTAAATATTTATTCAATTGTATGTTTAGCAGCCCAGCTGGAATTAAAATCAAGATAAAAAAGTATATAAAGTTTCCCAAAGCAGTAGCCAACATAAAGGAATTAAATTTTATCGAGCTGATTCCCCCAATTATGTTGATTAAGCTTGTTGGTACAAATGGAATAATTCTCGCTTGAAATACAAACATAAACTCCTTCTGTTCAATTTTATCAAGTAGCTTTTGATCCACTTTCCGTATAACCCAATCTTGAAAAAGGGTACGGGTACCAACAAAAATAACGGCTGATCCTACGAGACTAGTAAACCAGCTCCAAAGGAATCCATTTATAAAGCCAAGCAATATATAATTTACCGTTATAACTAAAATTAAAGGAATAATAGTAAAGGTGTTTTGAATAACCATCATGATTAAAGTGAAAGCTGCAATAGACCATACATTATTTCTGACGATGGAATCAAAATTACCTGCCTTCAACATTTCATACCAATCACTCTGATATACGAAAATGATTAGTAATAAAATAATCAATATAAATGATACGAACTTCGCCCTATATCTAATAACAACCACCTGTTTCAAGTTTATTAATTTCTATTATATTATATATGTTTGTGTACTCATATTGGCTTGAAATTCCAGAAAAAACAGGTAAATAACCATTATAATATAGATGACACCAAATCGAAAGTAAATATGTTATAATAATGATATATGTAGATATTGAGAAAGGATGTCTTATTTTTGAAATACGAAATTGAAACAATTTATTTTCTAGAAAATCCAGAAACATCGAAAACGGCATTTGCTACTGGTTCACAGTTACAATATGAGGATACAATTAAGGATGTTTTTGGTGTGGCATGTTTACATGATCTATCGATGATGATTCAATATAATAAAGGCTTCCAAACGAGTATTTGCGAGAGCTACGGCGTTACAGAAAACGAGGTAAAATTAGATTTGGTTCTTCGAGTGGCAACAAAAACAGACTTGCTCAAACTAAGAAGTCAGCTCTTAGAAACGAACAATGATCAATCTGCATCTCTGAATGTTAAAGATTCAGTACCTAGACCATTTGATACGATGATCCGTTTACAAGAAGGTATTTTCAAATGGGATGATCATGCTTCTTCCTACCAAATGATTAAAACAGCATAATACCTAAATTAGGTACAAGAAACCGTTCATTTTTTGAGCCGTCTCTTGTACCTTTATTTTTTAGCCCATTTCCTCCATGATTCGAATAACTTTATAAAGTTGCTCATTAATTGGAGTTGGCACTCCATATTTTTTGCCTAATTCACAAACTTTGCCGGCGAAATATTCGACTTCTGTTTTTCTGCCAGCTTCCATATCTTGAAGCATGGATGTTTTTCCATTCGGAGATAACTTATTAATGATGGGCCAAAACTTTTTCACATCTTCTTCAGTTAAACCTGTTCCTGCTTTTTCCGACAGCGCCACAACTTCTCTCATGGCAGACTCCATCCATTCATAAGCCATAGGTAGTGTTTGAAAGACACCATAAGGAGCTTTTAGGACAGCAGAGGTTTGATTTACTCCTACATTAATCATGAATTTCCACCACATTGTATGGGTAATATTATCAGAGATTTTATAATCAATTCCTACTCGATCGAATAGCTCTTTTACTGCTAATACGTCATTTGACAATTGATTATTTTTTTCTCCGTATTCGATTCGACCCCTAGTTGAAAAACGAACATCAAGCCCCGTACGAAGTGCATCAATTTCTACGCTCATGCTATATAATACATGTTCATTTTCGTAAGCTTCATAAATTGTTTCCTCACTTGATATGCCATTTAACAATGAGAGAATAATCGTATCTGGGCCTACGTGATATTTTGCATCTTCAATTGCTTGTCGTAATTCAGCGTTTTTTACAGCAAAAATGACAAGATCAACCGGTTCGACTTTTGTTTCAGGAGATATGTAATTAAAATGATATCCTTCATCATTGATTTTAATTCCATTCTTTTGATACTTGTTAATCCGTTGTTCACTTGCAACTAGTTGAAAAGAGTCTTGTAATGAATCATGTAAAAGGCTACCATACGCAGCACCGATAGCTCCTAAACCAACTAAAGTTACCTTCTCTATTTTTTTCATTTTTGCACCCCACTTTTTTGTATACTATAAGAATATCAAATTAAAGGAAGAATCCAAATACAAAAATAATAGATAAAGTGAAACTTCCCCCACTGATAGAAAGCTTTAAGCTACTGCTTGCTGCTCAAGCAGACGTTGCCGCAGGCGTATTTAGTCTGTGTTCATGATTTCGGATCTTTACGGGCAGTTGATCCCCCACCTAGCTTGTAATAGTACTTAGAATCTTGAGGTGGGTTCTTATTGCCCGTTAAGCCTGATAATAATGAAAAAACAGGAACCTATTACGGTCCCTGTTCTGGAATTATTTGTTCATAGGTTCTCTATGAATAGGTAGTGTACAACAACGGAAAGAGCCGCCTGATTTGATAATCTCTGTTATATCAACTTCAATCACTTCAAAACCGCGTTTTCTTAGTTGTTCATTAACGTTTTTATTAACAGGTAAACTAATCACTTTTTTATACCCAATTGACAAAACGTTTGTTCCTAGAGTAAATTGCTCATCCTCAGATACCTCAATCAACTCATAGCGTTTCTTAAATCGCTCGATATCTTCTTTCTTCAGGGCATCAGGATAAATTAAGGCAAGGTCGGGTGAAACAATGTTGAATACACAATCTAGATGTAAGTATTTCGATTTAAAGTCAATGGCTATGATGTCAAATCGTTTATTTAATAAAGCCTGCATATGCTCAATCGCTTCTCGGTTTGTTCGTTCACTTAAACCGATATAGATGGTGTCTTGATCGATAATCACATCTCCACCTTCGATTTGATGGCCAATAATATTATAATAGGATATCTCTTCATCCTCTAACCATTGTTTTAATACATTTTCTTCGCCATCTCGAATGTCACTAGCCATATCTGCAACAAAGATCGTTTCGCCGAGTGTAAATCCGATATCTCTTGTGAATACTTGTTCAGGATACTTCTTATGATACGGCAGTAGTATCACTTCAACTTCATGTTTTTGAAGATTTTTGACAAAGTTGTCATGCTGTTCTAGAGCTTTTTCAATATGTATGCCTTCGTTTTTAAAATGCCTTTGAGTCTCATTAATGACATCCCGAATGGTCATATATTGGGGTTGACATAAGATTACCTTTTTTAACACATTATATTCTGTAAAACATTGAATTTTATGTGGTTCCGTATGTACTTGTACCATATTCTTCCCTCCTATTTAACCTTAGTATCTACTTCTCGTTATGATTTATGTTAAAAAAACAAATAAAAAAACCACCTATTTCAGTGGTTTTTTAAGAGTGTTTTTGAAATATTGCCTGTTCCAACACTTCAGCAATATCTAATGTTTGAACTCTATCTTCTACTTCTTTGGTTTTCGTTCCATCACTTAACATGGTAAGACAATACGGACAAGCACTTGAAATAATGGATGGATTCATTTCAAGGGCTTGTTCTGTTCGAGCCACATTGATACGTGTTCCCTCATTTTCTTCCATCCACATTAACCCGCCGCCAGCCCCGCAGCACATCCCATTTTCATAATTTCTTTTCATTTCAACTATGTTTACCCCTGGGATGGATGCTAAGATTTCTCGTGGTTGGTTAAAGACCTCGTTATAACGACCCAAGTAGCAGGAATCATGGAAAGTAATTGTCTCGTTTAACGAGTATTCTGGTTTTAAACGACCCTCTTTTATTAATTGAGCTAACACTTCGGTATGATGATAAACTTTAAGATTTAAACCAAAATCGGTATATTCATTTTTCAACGTATTATAAGCATGTGGATCAATGGTGACAATTTTTTTTGCACCACTTTTATTAATTTCATCAACATTATGGCTAACTAATTCCTGAAAGAGGAATTCATTTCCAAGTCGTCTTGGTGTATCTCCAGAGTTCTTTTCTTTATTTCCTAAAATTGCGAATGTAATTCCAGCCACGTTCAATAATTTTGCAAAGGCTAAAGCGATTTTTTGGCTCCGTTTGTCATAGGAACCCATGGATCCCACCCAAAATAAATATTCAAATTCTTCCCCTGCTTTTTTCCTTTCTTGAACGGTTTTAACGATGACATCATTACGAAGACTTCGCCAATTAACACGTTCTTTTCTACTGATCCCCCATGGATTTCCCTGCCGCTCAATATTTTGCATAGCTCTTTGTGCATCAGGACTTATCTTACCTTCAGTTAAAACAAGATAGCGACGCAAATCGATGATTTTATCGATATGTTCATTCATAACAGGACATTGATCTTCGCAATTACGGCAAGTAGTACAAGCCCAAATTTCCTCTTCTGTGATGACATCACCAATTAAGTTTTGAGTGTATTTTTGAGAGGAGTTCATAGCCAGTTGATTTCCCGTTGTATTTGTAAAAGCAAACTGAGGAACCCATGGTGCACGTGATGTAATTGCGGCCCCTTTTTCCGTTAAATGATCACGCATTTTGACAATCAAATCCATTGGTGAAAGAAGTTTACCAGTCCCGGTCGCAGGACACATACTCGTACAACGTCCACACTCTACACATGCATAGAAATCAATCATTTGAAGTCTTGTAAAATCTTCTATTTTTCCAACACCAAAGGTTTCTTGGGTTTCATCTTCAAAGTCAATCGCTTTTAGTTTACCAGGTTGATCTAGACGGTTTAAAAAAACATTTAATGGAGCAGCTATTAGATGAGCATGTTTGGATTGAGGAATATATACAAGGAAGGATAATAAGGCGATTAAATGGATCCACCAGGCAAGAAAAAAGATAATGATTGAAGCGGTTGTACCAATCCCACCAAATAATATAGCAATGATAGAAGCAATTGGTTCAGTAATGGAAGGATCATGACCATGCCAAATCAAATTCATGCCATTTCCCATTAATACTGTGATCATTAAGGTTCCAATAAAAATTAACACAAGTCCTGCTTTTAAGTTACGTTTTAAACGACTGAGTTTTTCAATATACCTACGATGAAAGGCCCAAAAAACAGCCACTAAAATCATAAGAGTAATGATTTCTTGAAAAAAGGTAAAAACAGGATAGAACGCTCCTAATGATAAGTGAGAACCTGGAACTATTCCTTTCCAAATAAAATCAATGGCTCCAAATTGAACAAGGATAAACCCATAAAACATCATGATATGGATCATCCCACTTTTTTTATCCTTTAATAATTTTTTCTGACCAAATACCATTACCCAAATATTATGAAACCGTTCCTTGAATCTATTTTCGAATTCTGTTTTTTTTCCTAACTTAATATATTCATAACGGGTTTTGAGTAAATACGAAAATAAATAAACCCCATAGCTCGTCACCAATATAAATAGGATCAGATTTAACATAAGTAAATTAGTCATTTGAAACCCCCTTACTCGATTTATTTAGGAGTATCAAGTTAACCTTTAGTGGAAGCCTTTAACTCATCAATAAACGCAGGTACGACTTCAAATAAATCCCCAACAATTCCGTAATCAGCCACTTCAAAAATAGGTGCATCAGGATCTTTATTAATTGCTACAATTGTTTTTGAATTCGACATCCCTGCTAAATGTTGAATGGCTCCGGAGATTCCGATTGCAATATATAAATCAGGTGTCACCACTTTCCCAGTTTGCCCGATTTGTAGGGAGTAATCACAATAATTCGCATCACAGGCGCCTCGTGATGCACCAACAGCACCACCAAGCAGTCCCGCTAATTCCTCTAATAGTTTGAAACCTTCTTTTCCCTTCACACCACGACCACCTGACACAATAATTTTTGCCTCAGAAAGGTCTACTCCTTTGGAGACTTTTTTTACGACCTCTTTGATTACGGTACGACCTTCTCTTATGTCTAGGGATAAACTTTCGACATGACCAGAACGTGATTCATCTTTAGTGAGACGATTAATATTATTAGGACGTATCGTTACTAACGCCAGTCCGTTCACCGATTTCTTTTCAAATGCTTTCCCAGAATAGATGGGTCTTGTATAGATTTCCCCTTGATCAATCTTTTCTATTTTTATGACGTCAGACAGAAGTCCGGCCTGTAAATGTGCGGAAATTCTAGGAGTTAAATCTTTACCAAGTGCTGTGTGCCCCATAATAAAAGCATCTGGCTTTTCTTTTTCGAATACTTTAAGGAGTGCCTGTTGATACGTATCTGTTGAGTATTCTTTAAGACATGGATTTTCAGCTTTTAGGACCCGATTTGCTCCATAGAATATCATTTCATTTGCCAATTCACCAATTTTATTTGAAAATAGCGCAGCAACAACCTCTCCCCCATCAGCAATAACTTTGGCCGCTGCAATTGATTCAAATGAAACGTGACGGATTTCTCCATGACGAATTTCACCTAGTACTAGAACCTTCTTAGTCATTCTCGTCCCTCCCCTAATGAAGTTAAATTACTTTAGCATCTGTTTTTAATAGAGAAATGAGTTCACTCACTTGCTCTTTAACCGTTCCATCTATCAATCTGCCTGCTTGTTTTTTCGGTGGTAACGTAATTTCAATTGTTTTTGTTTTGGCTATGATCTCTTCCTCTTCTAAATTTAGATCCTCTAAATCTAACCTTTCAAGAGGCTTCTTCTTAGCCTTCATAATTCCTGGAAGTGATGGGTACCGTGGCTCATTTAATCCTTGTTGTGCGGTAACTAATACTGGAAGTGATACTTCGATAATCTCCTGATCTCCTTCCACATCTCGAACAATTGTGGCCAATTTTCCGTTCACATCTAATTTTGTAATGGTAGTTACTTGAGGAAATCCTAGATGTTCGGCAACTTGAGGCCCCACTTGCCCAGATCCCCCATCTACAGCCACATTTCCGCAAAGGATAAGATCAGGTGCTTGATCTTTTAAATAGACTGCAAGAATAACTGCTGTTGAATACGCATCGATCTCTTCCTCTAAATCCTCCGTTTCAATCATAACCGCTTTATCTGCCCCCATCGCAAGAGCGGTTCGTAATTGTTTTTCAGCTTCTGCTTCTCCAACTGTGATGACAGTAACTTCTCCGCCATGATCATCACGAAGTTGAATGGCCTCTTCTATTGCATATTCATCGTAAGGGTTAATGATATATTCAGCGGAATCCTCGTTAATCTTTCCATTTTCAATGACGATTTTTTCTTCAGTATCAAACGTTCTTTTCAACAGGACATATATTTTCATACATCATCGCTCCCCGAGTATTTTAGGATGGAAAATAATAAAAATTTAACTGTCAACCTATCTTTTTAAAATAAAAGATTTCACAAATATTTCACGATTCTCCTTGAAACTAATCGAGTGTGATTACACAATTTAATGGTAAATAGTGTATGATAGAAGTATAAAATGACATGTGGTTAATAGAAGTTACTCTCCACACTAATTTAAAAGTTTAACAAATGAATATGATGGAGGAATGAACATGGACTTATTTAAACAATTTTTCACACTGGGATTGGGTGCGGCTGTTATTACAAAAGAACAGGTTGAAAAAACCGTTGATTCTCTTGTTAAAAAAGGTGAAGTTAGTGCAAATGAATCAAAAGAACTTGTAAATCAGTGGTTGGAAAAGGGAGAACAAGCAAAACAAGAAATAGACGATATCGTTAAAACAAGAGTCAATCAAGTATTAGCGAACTTAGATATTGTCACAAAAGAAGAATATCAAGAATTAGAGCGTAGAATTGAAGCGCTTGAAACGCAATTAAATAAACAATAATCTGTTGGGTGTTTTAAAAGGTATACCTTTTAAAACACCCTTTTTATTAAACTTAGTATTGAAATGTGCCCTAGTTACTCATATGATTTTTAATACTTCTGAGAAAATCAGTTAACGCCTTACCCGGGTGTTCATTGTGACTAACGATGGGGATAATCCCTCTCTCTTTAAGTAAACGCTCTTTAATGGGGTTAGGTTCCACGAGAAAAATATAAGATTTGGGGCGTATATGTTCAAAGTTAGAATCCTTCCATTGGCGATGTAATTTATATAACATATACCTAATATTTATATCTGATAAACTATAACCGATGAAAATAATTGATTTTTCCAATGAGTCTGACCTTAATTTAATGTCTAAAGGTGATTCAAAATCAAGTCGTTGAAAAAAACTGGATTCGGTTAAAACGAGTGATGAATCATCATGAAAATCACCATGAAATTTGATAATTTGTGTTTTATTCATTTTTATTCTCGCGATATCCGCCACATTGGTAATTTTAGTATATTCTTTTTTATAATAATCAAAGGCATTTTCTAACCATCGATCAAAATTGGTTGTATAAATAATTGGAAAGTCCAAATCTATAATCAGTTTATAAATTTCGGATTCCCCTACGTTAATGTCTTTATGATGCCAGAGTCGATCCATCCAACTTCTTAAAGAACCTAATGTTCCTTTTTGGTGATAATAATACTCTGCCATGATTAAAAAGTCATTGTTGCCCCATGATTTAAATTGTTCTGGATCATAGCCAAGATTTGCCGCCATTTGATTCATCAACTCTGAATAAACAGGTAGACCTAAATTTTTTGAGACGCCCGAACCGACAAAAAGAATCGCCTGTTTATTTTTAATGGCTTTAGCCAATTCTTGTATCATAAGACCTCCATTAATAAGAAAATATCGCTATCGCCTTACTATTTATAGTATGAGCATTTTTTTCTATAAGAACTTCTTCAAGTAAATAGTAAATTGTTTTGTGTTGTTCGACAAGTATTCTCCTTTGCAACTTTTTTTAGCGAATCTCTTCTTGTTTTGTCGCTGTTGCAGGAATGTAGGTAGAAACAGAGAAGCATTAAGATAAGGAGGGGTTCTATTGAATACAAAGTCTGTAGCCGATTTGCTTGGCATTTCAACTAGAACAGTTCAAAGATGGGTCAAACAACTGGGATTGGAAATGGCGAGGAATGATCTTGGTCACTTTATTTTTACAGAGGAAGATATCGAATTATTAAAACAGGTAAAAAAACAATTAGAGGATGGAGTCCTCCTCCAGGATATTACAGTAAAAGCAAATAATCGAACCGGTGTGGTAAGGAGCGTACAAACTGAAATGCAACAGACTGACTTAGAAGAAATTGAGGAAAAAATTAAAAACTTAGAATTAAGTTTATATCAAAAAGCAGATTCAGTTGTTTCCTATCAACTCCTTCAGCATCGTCGCGAAATTGAGGAATTACAGAATCAGATTACAAATCTTAAAGAACAAATCAGCAATTTAGAAAAGTTATTAATTAGAGAAGTACAAACAGCTGCCTCGTTAGAAGAAACGAAAATTAAACCGAGAAAAAAGAAGAGTTTTCTAAAAGGAATATTTGGCTTTTAAAAAAACAGCACAATGGTGAGTGCTGTTTTTTTCATTATGAAAATAGTAAAAAAGCAACCAATGGTTGCTTTTTTACAAATGTTTTACTTAATATTCATTTGATTCTTCATTTACTACGTTATTATAGTTATACTGGGATCGATCTACAGGGGTAAAGCCTTCAGGTGTATAAAACCTTAAGAGATCACCATTAACGACTTTGTCAGATAGGGCTAATTTATGTTCTACACTATCTTGTAATTGCTTAGCTTCTTCTAGTCGTTCAGTATCTAATTCTAACCCTGTTACACTATCAAAGAATTTTCCATCTGCAAAAGTAATGGTTGGACTTACAAATTCACCATTTCTGAATGGGATGAGTTCATCATGCTCTTCTGATAAAATATCTGTTCCTAAATGGACATAGTCTTTTGTATCCATTCCTAAAAGATGCAGGAGTGTTGGCAGCAAATCAATTTGTCCAGTTACTTCATGGTTCACTCCACCCTCTACTCCAGGAACACGAATAAATAACGGAACTCGTTGCAACTGAGTATTTTCATACGTACCGATTTCTTTACCTAAAATTTGCTCCATCGCTGTTGTATGGTTTTTAGAAATGCCATAGTGATCACCATACATAATTATGATGGAGTTGTCATATAATCCGGATTCCTTTAAATAAGCAAAGAACTGTTCTAATGCTTCATCAGCATATCGAGCCGTTTGGAAATACGTATCAACTGATTTATCCCCTGTCGTAGCCGGAGCAATGGTAGCTAATTCCTCATCTAATGGATATGGATAATGGTTTGTCACCGTAATGAACTTAGCAAGGAATGGCTGTGGTAAAGATTCTAATAATGGAATCGATTGTTCAAAGAAAGGCTTATCCATTAAGCCGTAATCGGCAAGATCTTCGGGATTCATTTCATAATAACTTGCATCGAAGAAATGATCATACCCAAAAGACTTAT is a genomic window of Niallia sp. XMNu-256 containing:
- a CDS encoding VTT domain-containing protein, which produces MIILLLIIFVYQSDWYEMLKAGNFDSIVRNNVWSIAAFTLIMMVIQNTFTIIPLILVITVNYILLGFINGFLWSWFTSLVGSAVIFVGTRTLFQDWVIRKVDQKLLDKIEQKEFMFVFQARIIPFVPTSLINIIGGISSIKFNSFMLATALGNFIYFFILILIPAGLLNIQLNKYLLEGIVLLFILLLFIIKRRKKLNIENKKVEINNTKPVHVHDEESIHHE
- a CDS encoding CAP domain-containing protein; the protein is MRGLRRLLLLLLTLGIVWIIFDDDIKSSPYYLTYQSLTADLKAWKEENPDVQAAINHLELGLDEILSSVLGAFQKEETDQIKLVDRPELNVPDSHSFSVHNIELGDSREKVENLVGTPKRSNLNEYGVDWHAYHDQYQNFFMIAYDEESKVAGLYTNQDLLTSKQEITLGSSKDQVVAALGEPLTSIQKDWVSYQIQNNGEFHLYKLDNSYVTIFFDKHEGNMVTAIQIISEELENQKKEYYAEGNHALKEGFEFQLFDLTNAARVVHGLQPLTWDDHVKITAREHSTDMAVNQYFSHTNLDGQSPFDRMAEDNITFRVAGENLAAGQLSSIFAHEGLMNSLGHRENILQTEFQSLGIGVAFDIEKKPYYTQKFLARN
- a CDS encoding SIR2 family protein; this translates as MIQELAKAIKNKQAILFVGSGVSKNLGLPVYSELMNQMAANLGYDPEQFKSWGNNDFLIMAEYYYHQKGTLGSLRSWMDRLWHHKDINVGESEIYKLIIDLDFPIIYTTNFDRWLENAFDYYKKEYTKITNVADIARIKMNKTQIIKFHGDFHDDSSLVLTESSFFQRLDFESPLDIKLRSDSLEKSIIFIGYSLSDINIRYMLYKLHRQWKDSNFEHIRPKSYIFLVEPNPIKERLLKERGIIPIVSHNEHPGKALTDFLRSIKNHMSN
- a CDS encoding electron transfer flavoprotein subunit beta/FixA family protein, which gives rise to MKIYVLLKRTFDTEEKIVIENGKINEDSAEYIINPYDEYAIEEAIQLRDDHGGEVTVITVGEAEAEKQLRTALAMGADKAVMIETEDLEEEIDAYSTAVILAVYLKDQAPDLILCGNVAVDGGSGQVGPQVAEHLGFPQVTTITKLDVNGKLATIVRDVEGDQEIIEVSLPVLVTAQQGLNEPRYPSLPGIMKAKKKPLERLDLEDLNLEEEEIIAKTKTIEITLPPKKQAGRLIDGTVKEQVSELISLLKTDAKVI
- a CDS encoding MerR family transcriptional regulator, translated to MNTKSVADLLGISTRTVQRWVKQLGLEMARNDLGHFIFTEEDIELLKQVKKQLEDGVLLQDITVKANNRTGVVRSVQTEMQQTDLEEIEEKIKNLELSLYQKADSVVSYQLLQHRREIEELQNQITNLKEQISNLEKLLIREVQTAASLEETKIKPRKKKSFLKGIFGF
- a CDS encoding phasin family protein; protein product: MDLFKQFFTLGLGAAVITKEQVEKTVDSLVKKGEVSANESKELVNQWLEKGEQAKQEIDDIVKTRVNQVLANLDIVTKEEYQELERRIEALETQLNKQ
- a CDS encoding dimethylarginine dimethylaminohydrolase family protein, with the translated sequence MVQVHTEPHKIQCFTEYNVLKKVILCQPQYMTIRDVINETQRHFKNEGIHIEKALEQHDNFVKNLQKHEVEVILLPYHKKYPEQVFTRDIGFTLGETIFVADMASDIRDGEENVLKQWLEDEEISYYNIIGHQIEGGDVIIDQDTIYIGLSERTNREAIEHMQALLNKRFDIIAIDFKSKYLHLDCVFNIVSPDLALIYPDALKKEDIERFKKRYELIEVSEDEQFTLGTNVLSIGYKKVISLPVNKNVNEQLRKRGFEVIEVDITEIIKSGGSFRCCTLPIHREPMNK
- a CDS encoding ketopantoate reductase family protein, which encodes MKKIEKVTLVGLGAIGAAYGSLLHDSLQDSFQLVASEQRINKYQKNGIKINDEGYHFNYISPETKVEPVDLVIFAVKNAELRQAIEDAKYHVGPDTIILSLLNGISSEETIYEAYENEHVLYSMSVEIDALRTGLDVRFSTRGRIEYGEKNNQLSNDVLAVKELFDRVGIDYKISDNITHTMWWKFMINVGVNQTSAVLKAPYGVFQTLPMAYEWMESAMREVVALSEKAGTGLTEEDVKKFWPIINKLSPNGKTSMLQDMEAGRKTEVEYFAGKVCELGKKYGVPTPINEQLYKVIRIMEEMG
- a CDS encoding electron transfer flavoprotein subunit alpha/FixB family protein, giving the protein MTKKVLVLGEIRHGEIRHVSFESIAAAKVIADGGEVVAALFSNKIGELANEMIFYGANRVLKAENPCLKEYSTDTYQQALLKVFEKEKPDAFIMGHTALGKDLTPRISAHLQAGLLSDVIKIEKIDQGEIYTRPIYSGKAFEKKSVNGLALVTIRPNNINRLTKDESRSGHVESLSLDIREGRTVIKEVVKKVSKGVDLSEAKIIVSGGRGVKGKEGFKLLEELAGLLGGAVGASRGACDANYCDYSLQIGQTGKVVTPDLYIAIGISGAIQHLAGMSNSKTIVAINKDPDAPIFEVADYGIVGDLFEVVPAFIDELKASTKG
- a CDS encoding (Fe-S)-binding protein; the encoded protein is MTNLLMLNLILFILVTSYGVYLFSYLLKTRYEYIKLGKKTEFENRFKERFHNIWVMVFGQKKLLKDKKSGMIHIMMFYGFILVQFGAIDFIWKGIVPGSHLSLGAFYPVFTFFQEIITLMILVAVFWAFHRRYIEKLSRLKRNLKAGLVLIFIGTLMITVLMGNGMNLIWHGHDPSITEPIASIIAILFGGIGTTASIIIFFLAWWIHLIALLSFLVYIPQSKHAHLIAAPLNVFLNRLDQPGKLKAIDFEDETQETFGVGKIEDFTRLQMIDFYACVECGRCTSMCPATGTGKLLSPMDLIVKMRDHLTEKGAAITSRAPWVPQFAFTNTTGNQLAMNSSQKYTQNLIGDVITEEEIWACTTCRNCEDQCPVMNEHIDKIIDLRRYLVLTEGKISPDAQRAMQNIERQGNPWGISRKERVNWRSLRNDVIVKTVQERKKAGEEFEYLFWVGSMGSYDKRSQKIALAFAKLLNVAGITFAILGNKEKNSGDTPRRLGNEFLFQELVSHNVDEINKSGAKKIVTIDPHAYNTLKNEYTDFGLNLKVYHHTEVLAQLIKEGRLKPEYSLNETITFHDSCYLGRYNEVFNQPREILASIPGVNIVEMKRNYENGMCCGAGGGLMWMEENEGTRINVARTEQALEMNPSIISSACPYCLTMLSDGTKTKEVEDRVQTLDIAEVLEQAIFQKHS